From a single Mycosarcoma maydis chromosome 14, whole genome shotgun sequence genomic region:
- a CDS encoding putative ER lumen protein-retaining receptor translates to MNIFRLAGDFAHLASIFILLHKIQLSRSCRGISFKTQLLYAIVFVTRYMDLFHETSLYRFLMKIFFIGSSVYVLYLMKIRFRPTHDPAIDTIKLEYLMGPCFVLALLFHYHFDFMEIMWTFSIYLEAVAILPQLFMLQRTGEAEAITTHYIFALGAYRALYIPNWLYRYVSKTEIDPISILSGLVQTGLYLDFFYVYFTKVMKGKKFELPA, encoded by the exons atgaacATCTTCCGATTGGCGGGCGACTTTGCCCATCTGGCGTCCATCTTTATCCTGCTGCATAAGATCCAACTCTCGAGATCATGTCGAGGCATCTCGTTCAAAACCCAACTGCTCTACGCGATCGTCTTTGTGACGCGCTACATGGACTTGTTTCATGAAACTTCGCTCTACCGTTTCTTGATGAAGATCTTCTTCATCGGTTCGTCGGTCTATGTCTTGTACCTGATGAAGATCAGGTTCCGACCGACGCACGATCCTGCTATCGACACGATCAAGTTGGAGTATCTCATGGGTCCTTGCTTCGTTTTGGCATTGCTCTTCCACTACCATTTCGACTTTATGGAGATCATGTGGACGTTCAGCATCTACCTCGAGGCTGTGGCCATCTTGCCTCAGCTCTTCATGTTGCAGAGGACaggcgaggcagaggcGATCACCACACACTACATCTTTGCGCTCGGAGCGTATAGAGCGCTCTACATTCCCAACTGGCTGTACCG ATACGTCTCAAAAACCGAAATCGACcccatctcgatcctctcgGGTCTCGTACAGACTGGTCTCTACCTCGATTTCTTCTACG TGTACTTTACAAAAGTGATGAAGGGCAAAAAGTTTGAGTTGCCGGCATAA